In Hermetia illucens chromosome 5, iHerIll2.2.curated.20191125, whole genome shotgun sequence, a single window of DNA contains:
- the LOC119658467 gene encoding gamma-aminobutyric acid receptor subunit beta-like, producing the protein MFRITGFAICGILFFGFLASVRCKRKEMVPDRLVNVTQTIAKILEGYDIRLRPNFGGDPLHVGMDLTIASFDAISEVNMDYTITMYLNQYWRDERLAFNAYGPYYDDDADDDGVNDILTLSGDFAEKIWVPDTFFANDKNSFLHDVTERNKLVRLAGDGAVTYGMRFTTTLACMMDLHYYPLDSQNCTVEIESYGYTVTDVVMYWKPTPVRGVEGAELPQFTIIGYETNDRKEKLATGIYQRLSLSFKLQRNIGYFVFQTYLPSILIVMLSWVSFWINHEATSARVALGITTVLTMTTISTGVRSSLPRISYVKAIDIYLVMCFVFVFAALLEYAAVNYTYWGARAKKKSKKKGGKETEKKAAAKAEKSETCSANDDIIELQDVRMSPIPSLRKGNYNNTLESTGSETLDLAKFPPSFRIARNYGTNRNNLRYRGNRAAHNQRPKMLHALRKGASVLKASIPKIKDVNVIDKYSRMVFPVSFLAFNAGYWTFYILE; encoded by the exons ATGTAAACGGAAAGAAATGGTTCCTGACCGATTAGTTAATGTAACTCAAACGATTGCAAAAATTCTGGAAGGATACGATATTCGATTGAGGCCTAACTTTGGAG GTGACCCGCTCCACGTAGGGATGGATCTCACAATTGCTAGTTTCGATGCAATTTCTGAAGTGAACATG GATTACACGATAACAATGTACTTGAATCAGTACTGGCGCGACGAACGGTTAGCTTTTAACGCTTATGGACCGTACTATGATGACGATGCTGATGACGATGGCGTTAATGATATTCTCACGTTGTCAGGAGATTTTGCGGAGAAGATTTGGGTGCCAGACACGTTTTTCGCAAATGATAAGAACAG ttTCCTTCACGATGTCACGGAGCGAAATAAATTAGTTAGACTCGCGGGCGATGGTGCAGTGACATATGGAATGCGCTTCACGACAACACTCGCTTGCATGATGGATCTGCATTATTATCCTTTGGATTCACAAAACTGCACTGTTGAAATTGAGAGCT ATGGTTACACAGTTACAGATGTCGTCATGTACTGGAAACCAACCCCGGTCCGGGGAGTTGAAGGAGCCGAACTGCCACAATTCACTATAATCGGATATGAGACGAATGATAGGAAG GAAAAACTCGCGACAGGAATATACCAGCGGCTATCTTTGTCCTTTAAGCTGCAGCGGAATATTGGCTATTTCGTATTTCAAACATATCTTCCTAGCATATTGATTGTGATGCTATCCTGGGTATCCTTTTGGATCAATCATGAGGCGACCAGTGCAAGAGTTGCTTTGG GCATAACGACTGTCCTAACAATGACGACGATTAGTACAGGCGTTCGGAGTTCTTTGCCTCGGATATCCTATGTAAAGGCCATCGATATTTACCTGGTGATGTGCTTTGTGTTTGTTTTTGCTGCCCTGCTTGAATACGCTGCCGTCAATTATACGTACTGGGGAGCCCGGgcgaaaaagaaaagcaaaaagaaaggCGGCAAGGAGACGGAGAAGAAAGCCG CAGCGAAAGCGGAAAAGTCTGAAACGTGTTCAGCGAATGACGACATTATAGAGTTACAAGATGTTCGCATGAGTCCTATTCCGTCGCTTAGAAAAGGAAACTACAATAACACTTTGGAATCAACCGGTTCCGAAACATTAGATTTGGCTAAATTTCCACCTAGTTTTAGAATCGCAAGGAATTATGGAACAAATCGCAATAATTTACGATATCGAGGCAACCGAG cCGCACACAATCAGCGTCCTAAAATGTTACACGCCCTACGTAAAGGAGCATCAGTCCTAAAAGCATCAATACCTAAAATTAAAGACGTCAATGTGATAGATAAATACTCTAGGATGGTATTCCCAGTTAGTTTCTTAGCATTCAATGCTGGCTATTGGACATTCTACATACTGGAATGA